A part of Sulfurimonas sp. HSL-1716 genomic DNA contains:
- the infA gene encoding translation initiation factor IF-1, which produces MAKSDVIEVDGKIVEALPNATFRVELDNGHIILCHIAGKMRMHYIKILPGDRVKLELTPYSLDKGRITYRYK; this is translated from the coding sequence ATGGCAAAATCAGATGTTATCGAGGTTGATGGCAAGATTGTTGAGGCTTTACCAAATGCAACATTTCGTGTAGAGCTGGATAATGGTCATATTATATTGTGTCATATCGCAGGAAAGATGCGTATGCACTATATAAAGATATTACCGGGTGACCGTGTAAAACTGGAACTAACTCCATACTCTCTTGACAAAGGCCGTATCACTTACAGATACAAGTAA
- the map gene encoding type I methionyl aminopeptidase: MAIALRKPQEIDKLRAANKIVGGALKLLVENTKPGISLKELDAMAEDYIRSHDAKPSFKGLYGFPNAVCTSLNEVIIHGIPSEYKLQEGDVIGYDIGTEREGYFGDAAVSVGVGKISVEDEALIACAKDSLYYAIENIKEGIRFKELSLLLENFIISRGFVPLRNFCGHGIGKKPHEEPEIPNYLEGGNPKAGPKIKNGMVFCIEPMICQKESKPVILDNGWDVVSTDGLRGSHYEHTVAIVGGKAEILSLP; this comes from the coding sequence ATGGCTATTGCTCTTAGAAAACCTCAAGAGATAGATAAACTTCGAGCCGCCAACAAAATCGTTGGCGGCGCTTTAAAACTTCTTGTAGAAAATACAAAACCCGGAATTTCCTTAAAAGAGCTGGATGCAATGGCTGAAGATTACATCAGAAGTCATGACGCTAAACCTTCGTTTAAAGGTTTGTACGGTTTTCCAAATGCCGTATGTACGTCTTTAAACGAGGTTATTATCCACGGGATACCGAGCGAATACAAGCTGCAAGAAGGAGATGTCATCGGTTATGATATCGGAACTGAACGAGAAGGATACTTCGGCGATGCGGCAGTTTCAGTCGGTGTCGGCAAGATAAGTGTTGAAGACGAAGCGTTGATCGCATGTGCGAAAGACAGCTTGTACTACGCTATTGAAAATATAAAAGAGGGGATACGCTTTAAAGAGTTGTCTCTTTTGCTGGAAAACTTTATAATCTCAAGAGGATTCGTTCCTCTTAGAAACTTTTGCGGCCACGGTATCGGTAAAAAACCTCATGAAGAGCCGGAGATCCCGAACTATCTTGAGGGAGGCAATCCCAAAGCAGGTCCGAAGATCAAAAACGGAATGGTTTTTTGTATAGAGCCGATGATATGTCAAAAAGAATCAAAGCCAGTTATCCTTGATAACGGCTGGGATGTAGTTAGTACCGACGGTTTGCGCGGTTCACATTATGAGCACACTGTCGCTATAGTTGGTGGCAAGGCTGAAATTTTATCTCTACCATAA
- a CDS encoding chorismate mutase has translation MSIKQCTSLQEVREEIDKLDDEIVELIAKRNRYVHQAASFKESVEEVKAPERVDAVLQKVRHKALSLNLSPNLISELYKIMINEMVESEIAEFRNGGNF, from the coding sequence ATGAGTATTAAACAATGTACCTCGCTGCAGGAAGTAAGAGAAGAGATAGATAAACTGGATGACGAGATAGTCGAACTTATCGCCAAAAGAAACCGCTATGTACATCAGGCTGCTTCGTTTAAAGAGAGCGTCGAAGAGGTCAAAGCCCCCGAACGTGTCGACGCAGTCCTGCAAAAAGTCCGTCACAAAGCTCTTTCATTGAACCTTTCTCCAAATCTTATCTCCGAGCTTTATAAGATCATGATCAATGAAATGGTGGAATCGGAAATAGCCGAATTCAGAAACGGCGGAAACTTTTAA
- a CDS encoding rhodanese-like domain-containing protein yields MKFITAILLFSLTLFASGGFISVDELQKKIDDKNLIIIDVTDHATYKKGHIKNAVLADVTKFINQTGSYRVMKPSAEIQKLARGLGINNDSQIVIYGHGNKKELLKESYLALCLIVNGAKDISILDGGYLSWTFESNLLSSTQNVTNKEGNFTAVYNPNIVVGLDYVKNNISKIPMLDARSTEFYYGTAIPEGVKRAGHIKNAMSSFWKDKFLKDETLRSDEELKEMFLTGYDLHAEDEVVSYCTSGLEASMNWYILYNHLGLKNAKIYDASMREWGNRDDTPMVRFKWEVLK; encoded by the coding sequence ATGAAATTTATAACGGCAATACTCCTCTTTTCTTTAACTCTTTTTGCATCCGGCGGATTCATCTCCGTCGATGAACTTCAAAAAAAAATAGATGATAAGAACCTGATCATTATAGACGTCACCGACCACGCAACATATAAAAAAGGGCATATCAAAAATGCCGTTTTGGCGGATGTGACAAAATTTATAAACCAGACAGGCTCATACCGGGTCATGAAACCCTCGGCAGAAATACAAAAACTGGCTCGCGGGCTAGGAATAAATAACGATTCACAAATCGTTATTTACGGTCATGGAAATAAAAAAGAACTGCTCAAAGAGAGCTATCTCGCACTTTGTCTTATCGTAAACGGTGCAAAAGACATATCTATCCTCGACGGCGGATATCTTTCATGGACTTTTGAAAGCAATCTTCTTTCCTCCACTCAAAACGTAACGAACAAAGAGGGCAACTTCACTGCCGTTTACAATCCAAACATCGTAGTCGGTCTTGATTATGTAAAAAACAATATTTCCAAGATTCCTATGCTTGACGCCCGTTCAACCGAATTTTATTACGGTACGGCGATACCTGAAGGTGTAAAACGTGCAGGACACATAAAAAACGCAATGTCTAGTTTTTGGAAAGATAAGTTCTTAAAAGACGAAACCCTGCGTTCGGATGAAGAGTTAAAAGAGATGTTTCTGACAGGTTATGATCTACATGCTGAGGATGAAGTCGTCTCCTACTGTACGAGCGGACTTGAAGCTTCGATGAACTGGTATATATTATACAACCATCTGGGGCTTAAAAATGCGAAGATATACGATGCTTCTATGAGAGAATGGGGGAATCGGGACGATACGCCTATGGTACGTTTTAAATGGGAGGTCTTAAAATAA
- a CDS encoding ABC transporter permease, which translates to MVVNVVENIGNAAIRAGSSVYEAIKFAIICMVHMLRPKSYNPAMITVLTKQIYFTAVEIIPFFTFLAVLFGSIIIGFVVSLAFEYSLQDQIGSIIINFTLDEFAPFFTALLISLRSSTAVNTEIAVMKVNHELSTLEHFKIDLIDYLFIPRIFAGMLSVTSLSIIFAIIMLSSGYIFTLFYMGMDMNSYIKMLISSIEVKDLVVLISKSVAFGFVIMLIPIYSGLKTMQSYSAIPISVLNGMVKLFIAIFVIEVLSLLLQLL; encoded by the coding sequence GTGGTTGTAAATGTTGTAGAAAATATCGGTAATGCTGCGATAAGAGCCGGTTCATCCGTATATGAAGCCATCAAGTTCGCTATCATATGCATGGTGCATATGTTAAGACCAAAAAGCTACAACCCCGCAATGATAACGGTGCTTACAAAACAGATCTACTTTACCGCCGTGGAGATCATCCCTTTTTTTACCTTTCTTGCGGTTCTGTTCGGTTCTATCATCATAGGTTTTGTCGTATCCTTGGCATTTGAGTATTCGCTTCAAGACCAGATAGGATCTATCATCATCAACTTTACGCTCGATGAGTTCGCACCTTTTTTTACTGCCCTGCTCATATCGCTGCGCTCAAGTACGGCGGTCAATACAGAAATAGCAGTGATGAAAGTCAACCATGAACTAAGCACGCTCGAACACTTCAAGATCGATCTCATCGATTATCTTTTCATCCCGAGGATCTTCGCAGGAATGCTGAGCGTCACGTCTTTGTCCATAATTTTTGCTATCATCATGCTAAGCAGCGGGTATATATTTACGCTCTTTTACATGGGGATGGATATGAACTCTTATATCAAGATGCTTATCAGTTCCATCGAGGTCAAAGACCTCGTCGTTTTGATCTCTAAAAGTGTAGCATTCGGATTTGTAATCATGCTTATTCCCATATACAGCGGGCTCAAAACGATGCAGAGCTACAGCGCCATCCCCATCTCCGTTTTAAACGGCATGGTCAAGCTCTTTATCGCTATCTTCGTTATCGAGGTGTTATCATTACTGCTGCAATTACTATAA